A genome region from Dreissena polymorpha isolate Duluth1 chromosome 16, UMN_Dpol_1.0, whole genome shotgun sequence includes the following:
- the LOC127862408 gene encoding palmitoyltransferase ZDHHC21-like, protein MSVQYPINDPDDHVLVNLRQTILEQAIANRVPDDTNTVRLPFIGRIHFVHDRTGVMLLSGIFAYWLYGMWSSYYVILEPHYQDGHVSLGFMIFHVFIAVLCLSSLLRVATLNPGRVPDIDPYVAQGKGWEPCKTCMRWRPPRAHHCRRCQQCVVRMDHHCPWINNCVGDGNHHVFSLLLFYSFLFSLNTFAVLMLHFWWWPKCVACNQESFPVKHGLWFSYLSFIMASTMAYFMLMQVIGHHFNLLLNLTTLDTMKIKGVDDVNLNQVHVRSCCSAYFEHFGTAKFFLWPNPCRRKRSNLGTNMIYA, encoded by the exons ATGTCTGTCCAGTATCCTATCAACGACCCTGATGATCACGTTCTTGTGAACCTCCGTCAAACTATACTAGAACAAGCCATTGCTAACAGAGTCCCAGATGACACAAACACTGTCAGACTGCCATTTATAGGGCGCATTCACTTTGTCCATGACAGGACGGGGGTCATGCTGCTGTCGGGCATATTTGCCTATTGGCTGTATGGCATGTGGTCCTCATACTATGTAATTCTGGAGCCACATTATCAAGATGGCCATGTGTCCCTGGGGTTTATGATAT TCCATGTATTTATTGCTGTATTATGCCTGAGCTCATTGTTGAGAGTTGCCACATTAAATCCTGGAAGAGTCCCTGATATTGACCCCTATGTTGCAC AGGGGAAAGGCTGGGAGCCATGTAAGACCTGTATGAGGTGGAGGCCACCTCGGGCCCACCACTGTCGCCGCTGTCAACAGTGTGTTGTACGCATGGACCATCACTGCCCATG GATCAACAACTGTGTTGGGGACGGTAACCATCACGTGTTCTCCTTGTTGCTATTCTACTCCTTCCTGTTCAGTCTCAACACGTTTGCTGTCCTCATGTTGCATTTCTGGTGGTGGCCCAAGTGTGTAGCATGCAATCAG GAGTCGTTTCCAGTGAAACATGGCCTCTGGTTTTCATATCTCAGTTTTATTATGGCGTCTACCATGGCCTACTTCATGTTGATGCAAGTGATAGGTCACCATTTTAACTTGTTACTG AATTTGACTACTCTTGACACCATGAAGATTAAGGGAGTTGATGACGTGAATTTAAATCA GGTTCATGTTCGATCTTGTTGTAGTGCCTACTTTGAACACTTTGGTACAGCAAAGTTCTTCCTTTGGCCAAACCCATGTAGACGCAAGAGATCAAACCTGGGGACTAACATGATATATGCATAG